A genomic stretch from Coregonus clupeaformis isolate EN_2021a chromosome 23, ASM2061545v1, whole genome shotgun sequence includes:
- the hoxd13a gene encoding homeobox protein Hox-D13a, which produces MEGLGDNFPSVHRRSFYSSAPGTHPSRSVPGVTVYTISDKPNSLGLESLKPYSPLSTVATNGSLTFGCHLGSSCYGCTIPDSRLFQQGVMKPTSQASLSGHSTDKPMHFSGFSSSNIHCSEMKSRLKDFGNVYQGYTGPYPRIPGYIDVPVVTRAGPGDPRHEDYQQLNWANSWSNPLYYAREQTQGSQFWKSSLTEEAVMNQPDVSTLHRRGRKKRVPYTKLQLKDLEREYTIGKFITKEKRQRIASSTNLSERQVTIWFQNRRVKDKKLISKDRDLETSS; this is translated from the exons ATGGAGGGCTTGGGAGATAATTTCCCTTCTGTCCATCGCAGAAGTTTTTATTCCTCTGCTCCCGGGACTCACCCAAGCCGGTCTGTACCAGGAGTAACGGTATACACCATTTCGGACAAACCAAACTCTCTTGGCTTAGAATCTCTTAAACCATATTCACCTCTTTCTACAGTAGCCACAAATGGATCACTCACCTTTGGCTGTCATTTGGGGAGCAGTTGTTATGGTTGCACCATCCCTGACAGCCGTCTATTCCAACAGGGTGTGATGAAACCAACTTCTCAGGCGTCTCTATCTGGACACTCCACAGATAAACCAATGCATTTCTCAGGGTTTTCAAGTTCCAACATACACTGCAGTGAAATGAAGTCCAGACTGAAAGACTTTGGTAATGTTTACCAAGGCTACACGGGTCCTTACCCAAGAATCCCTGGATACATTGATGTACCTGTTGTAACAAGGGCTGGTCCTGGAGATCCGAGGCATGAGGACTATCAGCAATTGAACTGGGCTAATAGTTGGAGCAATCCGCTGTATTATGCCAGAGAACAGACCCAGGGCTCGCAATTCTGGAAGTCATCCCTCACAG AGGAAGCAGTAATGAACCAGCCAGATGTCAGCACTTTACACCGACGTGGGAGGAAGAAACGGGTGCCCTACACGAAACTACAGCTCAAGGACCTTGAACGAGAGTACACCATTGGCAAGTTTATTACCAAGGAGAAAAGACAACGGATAGCTTCTTCCACCAACTTGTCTGAGAGACAAGTAACAATATGGTTTCAAAATCGTCGTGTCAAAGACAAGAAGCTTATATCAAAAGATAGAGACCTTGAAACTTCCTCTTGA